The proteins below come from a single Bactrocera tryoni isolate S06 unplaced genomic scaffold, CSIRO_BtryS06_freeze2 scaffold_25, whole genome shotgun sequence genomic window:
- the LOC120780761 gene encoding uncharacterized protein LOC120780761, producing MGTKTIFNIEQEKALISYILQASDINYGISLMELRKLAYEFARKVGASYPDPWNDNQQASKDWQLAFMKRHKNLSLRTPEQVSQSRAKRFNKENVDAFFANLSSVLGKTPFEPHRIWNMDETGCPTVPTRPVKTIARKGQKQVGSSTSAEKGTNVSLALAVSASGQSIPPFFLFPRVNMKEIFMTHASHGAVGVANGSGYMNSDVFPQFMRHLSSTPVLMPIRQPCCCWTTTVRIYRSRR from the exons atgggcacaaaaaca atcttCAACATCGAACAAGAGAAGGCGCTGATAAGCTACATTCTCCAGGCCAGCGACATCAACTATGGAATTAGTTTGATGGAGCTTCGTAAGCTCGCGTATGAATTTGCTCGGAAAGTTGGCGCGTCGTATCCGGATCCATGGAACGACAATCAACAGGCGAGTAAGGATTGGCAGTTGGCGTTCATGAAACGCCACAAAAATTTGTCACTGCGAACACCAGAGCAAGTAAGCCAGAGCCGTGCGAAGCGATTCAACAAAGAGAATGTCGATGCATTCTTTGCCAACCTTTCATCCGTTCTCGGTAAGACGCCGTTTGAACCTCACCGAATATGGAACATGGATGAAACCGGGTGCCCGACCGTGCCAACCAGACCTGTCAAAACCATCGCGCGCAAAGGACAAAAGCAGGTCGGCTCATCAACATCTGCCGAAAAAGGCACCAATGTGTCTTTGGCTTTGGCCGTCAGCGCTAGTGGCCAGTCTATACCGCCATTCTTCCTCTTTCCCCGAGTCAACATGAAAGAGATTTTTATGACTCATGCGAGTCATGGCGCTGTTGGTGTTGCGAACGGTTCTGGTTACATGAACTCTGACGTATTCCCTCAATTCATGCGTCATTTATCAAGCACACCGGTGCTAATGCCGATTCGCCAACCATGTTGCTGCTGGACAACCACGGTTCGCATTTATCGATCGAGGCGATAG